A region of Vanessa tameamea isolate UH-Manoa-2023 chromosome 21, ilVanTame1 primary haplotype, whole genome shotgun sequence DNA encodes the following proteins:
- the LOC113396879 gene encoding aldo-keto reductase AKR2E4-like has protein sequence MWSLAYIFTLFGMSLAAASQAPCIELNDGNKMPVVALGTGRGTASESASVDEVRQSVYWAIEAGYRHIDTAAIYFDEPQVGQGIADAIANKLVTREQLFVTTKLWNDKHRREQVVPALKESLGKLGLDYVDLFLIHFPVAEKEDGSPDDVDYLETWQGMEDARQQGLTRSIGVSNFNATQIDRLIANSNVRPVVNEVEVNPTLTQEALVSHCQELGVAVMAYSPFGFTVSRKNPDAPPPRSDDPVLVGMANKYKKSTSQIVLRYLIDRGLVPIPKSTNKNRIAQNIDLFDFYLTKEEVELINRFNKNIRVIDPVDWKDYPNYPFWEY, from the exons ATGTGGTCTTTAGCTTACATTTTTACGTTATTTGGAATGTCT ttGGCGGCTGCAAGTCAGGCGCCTTGTATAGAATTGAACGATGGCAACAAGATGCCGGTCGTTGCTCTGGGAACTGGTCGAGGGACTGCGAGTGag TCCGCATCAGTAGACGAAGTCCGTCAGTCTGTTTACTGGGCTATCGAGGCTGGATACAGGCATATCGACACAGCTGCTATCTACTTCGACGAGCCTCAGGTCGGTCAGGGAATAGCTGATGCGATAGCTAACAAGCTGGTCACCAGAGAACAATTATTTGTTACTACTAAG CTATGGAATGACAAACATCGAAGAGAACAGGTGGTACCCGCGCTCAAGGAGTCGCTCGGAAAACTTGGTCTCGACTACGTTGATCTCTTTTTGATACATTTCCCAGTCGCTGAGAAG GAGGACGGTTCCCCTGACGATGTGGACTACTTGGAGACCTGGCAGGGAATGGAAGATGCCAGGCAGCAGGGCCTGACCAGGTCAATTGGAGTGTCAAACTTCAACGCCACACAGATTGACCGTTTGATCGCCAACTCTAACGTCCGGCCTGTTGTCAATGAAGTTGAG gTGAATCCAACTCTTACTCAAGAAGCATTAGTAAGTCATTGCCAAGAGCTCGGTGTGGCGGTGATGGCGTACAGTCCCTTCGGTTTCACGGTCTCTCGGAAAAACCCTGACGCTCCTCCACCACGGTCTGATGACCCCGTACTCGTGGGAATGGCCAACAAGTACAAGAAGTCTACCAGCCAAATCGTCCTGAGATATTTG ATCGACCGCGGTCTCGTTCCCATTCCAAAATCAACGAACAAGAATAGAATCGCCCAGAACATCGACCTGTTCGACTTCTACCTGACCAAAGAAGAAGTTGAATTGATCAACAGattcaacaaaaatattcgCGTCATCGACCCCGTCGATTGGAAAGACTATCCCAATTATCCGTTTTgggaatattga